The following are encoded in a window of Caldicellulosiruptor danielii genomic DNA:
- a CDS encoding MBL fold metallo-hydrolase codes for MEIVFLGGAKEVGASCVLIKALGKNILIDSGIRMKEDKLPNLQLLRELGGVDVCLISHAHLDHIGSLPLIAREYPHIFFYTNQPTKDLIKVLLYDSLRIMEIAEDEIPIYAEKNVEDLLDRTLTYGFNYTFEPIEGIKATFFPAGHILGASMIFIQTQEGSILYTGDFSADRQLTVDKTSVPKIRPDIVICESTYGDRLHTNRSFEEERLFNTVAEVISQGGKVLIPAFAIGRAQEIILILRNYMKKRKVSFNVFIDGMVREVIRVYRNNPTYLSSRYYKRVLKGEEIFLADNINVVSDKKQREEIISSSDPCVIISSSGMLTGGPSVFYAEKIVQSQNALIAITGYQDEEAPGRKLLELAELPENERKIELNGKEYEVKCRVEKYGLSAHSDRDRILGFLATLKPRTVIFAHGSEDAISQISDMAVKELEANIIVPQNGEVNTISIEKPRKQLTFFNVRKLNNQELLNEENLKLLWQYLVENKQESNHITAEHAILVWNGKEFLEKEEVSRVFELLKQSVYFEQNPRKPYMFRILSAQEVEERLKPKPMEQNRMRELAFEIFAEYGLYKVGMDIENKVVTFYFHFPGATKKLEEKIKEFEKLTLWKVDINPNINLTYASEYVKNLLKGYNVKVLKISYNPVKNAIILKIKDDFEKMKSVSEKFLEETGVSLIFDLEGKNQEEKVDLQKPRMEQNKALLLIDLYFENEKDKIYKKSIKEGGKYIELSFVTPFVGEKYKNKIEELSEKTGWDIKVSQTINQAEMINILKEILSKYNIEIQKNPSIYPSAREVKVKLAVKPNEEILRSISNEFFEHTGFYLKI; via the coding sequence ATGGAGATTGTATTTCTTGGCGGAGCCAAGGAAGTTGGCGCATCGTGCGTTTTAATAAAAGCTTTAGGCAAAAATATACTTATTGACTCTGGTATAAGAATGAAAGAAGACAAGCTCCCAAACTTGCAACTTCTTCGCGAGCTTGGCGGTGTTGACGTTTGTCTTATTTCGCATGCTCACCTTGATCATATAGGAAGCCTTCCTCTTATTGCAAGAGAATATCCTCATATTTTCTTTTATACAAATCAGCCAACAAAAGATTTGATAAAGGTGCTTTTGTATGATAGCTTGAGAATAATGGAGATTGCAGAAGATGAAATACCTATCTATGCCGAGAAAAATGTAGAAGATTTGCTTGATAGAACTCTTACTTATGGATTTAACTACACCTTTGAACCTATTGAAGGAATTAAAGCAACATTTTTTCCAGCAGGCCATATCCTTGGTGCTTCTATGATATTTATTCAGACTCAAGAAGGCAGCATACTTTACACAGGCGACTTTTCAGCAGACAGACAGCTAACTGTCGACAAAACCTCAGTTCCAAAAATTAGACCTGATATTGTCATATGCGAGTCAACCTACGGTGACAGACTTCACACAAACAGAAGCTTTGAAGAAGAGAGGCTTTTTAACACAGTAGCAGAGGTTATATCACAAGGTGGTAAAGTTTTAATTCCTGCCTTTGCTATTGGAAGAGCTCAGGAGATTATTCTTATCCTCAGAAACTATATGAAAAAAAGAAAGGTCAGTTTCAATGTCTTCATTGATGGAATGGTGAGAGAAGTTATAAGGGTTTACAGGAACAATCCCACCTATTTGTCTTCGCGGTATTATAAGAGAGTTTTGAAAGGTGAAGAAATATTTTTAGCAGATAACATAAATGTTGTATCTGACAAAAAACAAAGAGAGGAAATAATTTCTTCTTCAGACCCATGTGTTATAATTTCAAGTTCTGGTATGCTCACAGGAGGACCTTCTGTTTTTTATGCTGAAAAGATTGTACAAAGTCAAAATGCCCTGATTGCAATAACAGGGTATCAGGACGAAGAAGCACCCGGAAGAAAACTTCTTGAACTTGCAGAACTGCCTGAAAACGAAAGAAAGATTGAGCTAAATGGCAAAGAATATGAAGTAAAGTGCAGGGTTGAAAAGTATGGGCTTTCGGCGCATAGCGACAGAGATAGAATACTTGGATTTTTGGCAACGTTAAAACCAAGAACTGTCATTTTTGCACATGGCAGTGAAGATGCAATTTCACAAATTTCAGATATGGCGGTAAAGGAGCTTGAAGCAAATATAATTGTTCCGCAAAATGGTGAGGTAAATACAATTTCAATTGAAAAACCAAGAAAGCAGCTTACATTTTTCAATGTTAGGAAACTAAACAATCAAGAACTTTTAAATGAAGAGAACTTGAAACTTTTGTGGCAGTACCTTGTAGAGAATAAACAAGAGTCAAATCATATAACTGCTGAACATGCCATTTTAGTATGGAATGGGAAAGAATTTTTAGAAAAAGAGGAAGTAAGCAGAGTTTTTGAACTTTTAAAACAGTCGGTTTATTTTGAACAAAATCCCAGAAAACCCTACATGTTTAGGATTTTATCAGCCCAAGAGGTAGAAGAAAGGTTAAAGCCAAAGCCTATGGAGCAGAACAGAATGCGAGAACTTGCATTCGAAATATTTGCAGAATATGGACTATACAAGGTTGGCATGGACATTGAAAACAAGGTGGTTACATTTTATTTTCATTTTCCAGGGGCAACAAAAAAGCTTGAAGAAAAAATAAAAGAATTTGAAAAGTTGACACTCTGGAAGGTTGACATAAATCCCAATATTAATCTGACGTATGCTTCAGAATATGTTAAAAATCTTCTCAAAGGTTATAATGTTAAGGTTTTGAAAATTTCGTATAATCCTGTAAAAAATGCTATTATTTTGAAAATAAAAGATGATTTTGAGAAAATGAAAAGTGTATCTGAAAAATTTTTAGAAGAAACTGGAGTAAGTCTAATATTTGATTTGGAGGGTAAAAATCAAGAAGAAAAGGTAGATTTGCAAAAGCCCAGGATGGAACAGAACAAAGCTCTTCTTTTGATTGACCTCTATTTTGAAAATGAAAAAGATAAGATTTACAAGAAAAGCATTAAAGAAGGAGGAAAATATATAGAACTTTCGTTTGTGACACCTTTTGTGGGCGAAAAGTATAAAAACAAGATTGAGGAACTCTCAGAGAAAACCGGATGGGATATAAAAGTGTCTCAGACAATAAATCAGGCTGAAATGATAAACATATTAAAAGAGATATTGTCAAAATACAATATAGAGATTCAAAAAAATCCCAGTATTTATCCTTCAGCAAGAGAGGTAAAGGTAAAGCTGGCAGTAAAGCCAAACGAAGAAATCTTGAGAAGTATCTCGAATGAATTTTTTGAACATACAGGGTTTTATCTTAAGATTTGA
- a CDS encoding DMT family transporter, whose amino-acid sequence MSRKRKILADTILLFVTMVWGSSFVLMKNTVLDMDPVAFLAIRFILAWLIVIAILWKNLRSLKLREVLYGSIIGFFLFAGMLLQVIGLKYTYASKSAFITGLTVILVPAFVALIERKIPKINVIVGVILAFAGLWLLSGVKFSNFNFGDFLTLLADLGFVFQIIFIDIFTAKDNVNTINIAIFQLMSAAFLYVLVAMIFGIDLINVKINFIAIITILITGILGTALAFTAQVFVQKYTTPTHTALIFSAEPVFGAIFSAIIPSGPNNTTEILPLISYVGCGLILVGMIVAELNNEKNLGNGVKV is encoded by the coding sequence TTGAGTAGGAAACGAAAGATTTTAGCAGATACCATTTTGCTTTTTGTTACAATGGTGTGGGGAAGTTCGTTTGTACTCATGAAAAACACTGTTTTAGATATGGACCCAGTGGCATTTTTGGCTATCAGATTTATACTTGCCTGGCTGATAGTTATAGCAATATTATGGAAAAATTTAAGAAGTTTGAAATTAAGGGAAGTTCTTTATGGCAGTATCATTGGATTTTTTCTATTTGCTGGGATGCTATTGCAGGTCATAGGACTAAAATATACATATGCGTCTAAATCAGCTTTTATAACTGGGCTGACTGTCATCTTGGTCCCTGCATTTGTGGCTCTGATTGAGAGAAAGATACCTAAAATTAACGTAATAGTTGGTGTTATATTGGCTTTTGCTGGGCTTTGGCTTTTAAGTGGTGTAAAATTTTCAAATTTTAATTTTGGTGATTTTCTTACACTTCTTGCTGACCTTGGGTTTGTGTTTCAAATTATCTTTATTGACATATTCACAGCAAAAGATAATGTAAACACAATAAACATTGCAATTTTTCAGCTGATGAGCGCAGCATTTTTGTATGTGTTGGTTGCAATGATATTTGGTATTGACCTTATAAATGTTAAAATAAATTTTATAGCCATTATTACTATTTTGATAACAGGTATCTTAGGGACAGCATTAGCATTTACTGCTCAAGTGTTTGTTCAGAAATACACAACGCCCACTCATACAGCACTCATTTTTTCTGCTGAGCCTGTTTTTGGTGCAATTTTTTCTGCCATAATACCTTCTGGGCCAAACAACACAACTGAGATTTTACCTTTGATTTCTTATGTAGGATGTGGTTTAATTTTAGTTGGGATGATTGTAGCTGAGCTAAATAATGAAAAAAATCTTGGTAATGGAGTGAAGGTTTAA